In Mycolicibacterium nivoides, the DNA window GGCGCCGGACCCGTCGGCCTCATACCGGAGGATGACCGCTTCCAGTCGAGTTTCCCAGGCGCGCAGCCTATTCCGGCGAGCCACGTCGGGATCGGCCAGCTGACCGGTGAGCAGTTCGACGAGCTCGTCGAGCTGAGGCTCGCCGAGGTCGGGCGCGGCCGCCACCCCCACCCAGGGCATGCGTGCGTAGCGCGCGTCGCGCTCACTGAGGATCTCCGCATCGGCGTCGCGCACGTCGCGCCAGTCGCGGTACGCATCGATCTTGGACACCACACCGATCACCAGGTCGGTGTATCGCGACGCCAAATCGACCAGGGCACAATCTGATTCAGTCAGCGGGGACGCCGCCGAAACCACGAACACCACAGCTGCCGGCGCCTCGCCCGCCACCAATTCGGTGGATTCCACGAAGGTGGTCTGGGGCATCCGCTCCCGCAACGCCGCCATCACACTCGTCGATCCGGCCAGCCATGGCCCGGCGACCAGCACCGCGTCGCGAGTTTCCACTCCCGGCGAGTTCAGGCCCGGGTCGATCGCGGCCACCACGGCGTCGGCGTCGGCGATTTTCGCTTCACGCGTGCGCGCCGCTACCGGGTCTCGGGCCGTATCCACGTCGGTCATCCTCGGCTGCCCGCCGCGCCCAGCAGTCGCAGCGACCCCCGCACGATCGCGTCACCGCAACTGCGATGCAGGGCATTCACCGGACCGTCGCGGTAGTGCCGCCAGCGCCGGGCACGGCAGAGATGGGCGTTGCGATCGTCGCCGGGGTCGACGGTCAGTCCTTCGGCCTCGACCACGTCGACCGCCGCGGCCATCACCGCGATCACCGTGGCATCGGCTGAAAGGAAACGTCCCACCGCCGGGCCGCCCACTGCACGCAGCTCGGCCAGGGCCCACCGCACCCGCCGGTACCGGACCGGGGCAGCCGCCGCATCGATCGCCGCCACCACCCGGTCGACCTCGCTGAGCCGACGTAACAACCCCGGCACCGCCTCCAGCTGAGCGCCACGGCTCATCGCCAAGGTGGTGTGGGCGATCCCGAACCGGTCCAGACGCTCCAGCAGCTCCGTGCGCTGCACTCGGTGTGAACCGGCGACGAAGGCATCGGCTGAGGTCAGGTCGGCGGGCTCACCGGCCAGCAGGCACAGCGCGTCGACCAGGTGCGGAGGAAGCGTCCGGGTGGACGCCAAAGCCAGCAGCGCCACCATCGGCACCACCGGAACTCCGGCCGGCTTCTGCAGGCGCGAGGCCCTGCGGTGCGCGGTGGCGACCGGTCCGCCGGGCCCGGACCCGGCCAGATCGGCCTTGTTGAGCACCACGATCGCCGGCCTGCCTTCCCGCGCCAGCTCGGCGAGCACTGCCTCATCCTCAGGTTTGAGCACCTCGGCGATCACCAGCACCGTGACATCACCTGACTCGGCGATCTCGAGACCCGCACCGGCCGGCGCGGAGTTCTCCAAGGCGGCGTCTTCCAGGGCGGCGTCTTCCAGGGCAGCGTTTTCCAGGGCGGCGGCCACCGTGCTCACGCCGACGCCACGACGCCCGCACACACGGACACTGACGGGAGCCGACACCCGTGCACTGATCTCCGCCAACCGCGCATCGCCGTCACGGTCGGCAAAGCGTGTGAGCTCGTCTGCGAAAATCTGGCAGCCTTCCCTGCGTGGTGACGGGCCTACCCCTGCGCCCACGAAAAATCGTGACACGGCCCGCGGGGACGCGCGAACAGAGGTTTGAGCCTTAACAGTAGGAGGCAACTGTTGGGTATCAATCTCTACCACGATGCGGGCACATCGCCGGAGATAAGAGACCATGGACGGATGCACCCGTCCAGGTCCGACATCGATGGGCAGGCGCCGGCAGATGAGGCGGCCGACGTGCCGCCCGCCCAGCCGCACCGTTTTCCCCGGGTGACCAGCTTTCGCACCCGGCGGTCGACGCTGTCGCCGGCCCAGCAACAGACCTGGGACCGGCTGTGGCCCGAGCTCGGAATGCAGGCCCGTGACGAGGTCTCGACACCGGTGGTCGACCTCGACACCACCGCCTGGTTCGGCCGCTCGGCCCCGTTGATCCTGGAGATCGGCTCGGGCACCGGCACCTCCACGCTGGCCATGGCCCAGGCCGAACCCGATCTCGACGTGATCGCGGTCGAGGTCTACCGCAAGGGCCTGGCCCAACTGCTCAGCGCGATCGACCGCACGACACAGACCGAATCCCCCGTCACCAACATCCGCATGATCCGCGGCGACGGCGTCGACGTGCTGGAGCACATGTTCGGGAGCGAGACCCTGACCGGCGTGCGGGTGTTCTTCCCGGATCCCTGGCCCAAGGCCCGCCACCACAAGCGCCGCCTGCTGCAGCCGGCCACGGTTGCCCTGATCGCCGACCGGCTGCGGCCCGGCGGAATTCTGCATGCGGCCACCGACCACGCCGGGTATGCCGAGCACAT includes these proteins:
- the trmB gene encoding tRNA (guanosine(46)-N7)-methyltransferase TrmB; translation: MRDHGRMHPSRSDIDGQAPADEAADVPPAQPHRFPRVTSFRTRRSTLSPAQQQTWDRLWPELGMQARDEVSTPVVDLDTTAWFGRSAPLILEIGSGTGTSTLAMAQAEPDLDVIAVEVYRKGLAQLLSAIDRTTQTESPVTNIRMIRGDGVDVLEHMFGSETLTGVRVFFPDPWPKARHHKRRLLQPATVALIADRLRPGGILHAATDHAGYAEHIAEVGDAEPLLRRVELGAHLPISVERPVTKYERKALAGPDVTELVWEKRP